ctgtgttccgattggagcaaaaaatatcaaggagaatatccaaaccaggaaacacaaaggtaagttggatcTTAGTTTcgcaaatattatataattgacaactgttaataagATTAGGCCTATCtttagcactggccctgtagatcacgcattttatcgctaaGTTTTATATTTCGTgatctttctctctccctccctctctccctctctcgctgtataaatatataaacaaattacttgtgtacttatttctaaaGTATAAGTTGTAAGTGGAGTAGcccatttgatataaatttcactcagtctacatttttatgtctgaagtttggcaaaattattttggttcttTGGACTCATAATTTAAgtattcaaaatgttatgattgccctgtatttacactgttagaagtaaccagatgtcagcatttaacagtgtgttttgtaaaaaaatttaatgcccaaagggggggggggggcacacccgCCTTCGAACCCCCCCAGAcaggtgtttttccaaattggtcattctcatccctgaattgAATATGcgtaggttgaaaaggatttgaagATCATGctaatctgtttttatttgcctTTTAAACAATGTCCCATCCTCATTGGAATTAACCTTTAATACTTTCAATTGTTGCAAAAAGAAACTATTATTGTTCACCTCAAAACCGGTGTTCACCCACAGCTCTGGAGCAGCagtgtgatgagcacagaaagcGAGCCAGGGAGCTGAAGAGTAAATCTCAACACCTGAACAACGTCCTGATGAACTTTACCCCCGGACCCAAAGCTCCAGCACCCAAACGCTGCCGGATGAGCCGCGCCGTCTCCACCCCGGCCTCCATAAGCCCCGCGCCTGCGCCGGTCACGCTGCCTCTAAACCAGCTGAGCGCCGTGCCGCTCGCCAAGCTGTTGACTGTGACGGGGGCGCCGGCTGCCCAAAACCTGGGGAGCTACACGCTTCTGACCTCACCGCTCAATGGCTCAGAGCTGGTGGCCGACGCTTCCAACCTGACCGTGCTGTCCACGCTGGCGGGTCAAGAGGCGACGTCCCCAGAGAACGGCGCCGTCGTCTCTtcgacctttgtcaaaatggTCACCCCTCAGTTCCAGTTGGTGACGCTGCCCTCCACGATGCAGGGCCTGGCCGCCGCGCAGCCAGTCGACACCATTGCCGTGGTGGACGCCACGGCGACAACTGCAGATGTTTTCCTACAGGGTGTCCAAGCTGGTGAGAATGGAGAAGGTCAGCACAATGAGGTCAGAGGGGATGACATGCAGCAGCTGGTGGAGCAGCAATGATGGCAAATTAGGATTTCATTTGTTTCCAGGacacgtttttttggggggacggtATCTAAAACCATATCAGTATTGCGCATGTTCTAATTAATTTAGAGCATTTATGGTAGATGGTGAAAAGGAATACACATAGACGCCCACATATATACGGCTCAACATTCGTGAATTTgcaaatttgtggatttttttttcatttttattttttactggcctaaaaaaaacaaacaaaaaaaaaaaaacacttttccctatgtcaaaatgtaaaaaaaacaaaaaaacgtgtgAGTGTATATAAGGATTTCAAAGCCTTTTTGGGACGGCATTAATTTCTCACAAATTTTCACCATTCACGGCAGGGCTCAGTTACGAGCGCTTGCTAACGGTGGGGgttctctgaaaaaaaaaaaaaaaggctgtttaTATTTGTCATTGTTCACCAGATAACAGGGCAATGTTACCAAGGGTTGCGATTATGTATTGTAACGTTTGAGCACCCTCGATTAGCTTCCATCACCTTTCGGCGATATTGGGAGTCAGAACTGAAAAAGTGCCTCATGTATGTAATTTCCTTGTAATGTATCAAGTCACatgccaaggaaaaaaaaaaaaaaggatacaaaCAGCGGACGTCCTACCGGTCTTTCCTGTGTTGTGTTCCTCTTGGCGGATTTTTTTGAGTGGATATGTTGCCATGCTGCAAAGATGAACAgaatgtttcaaatatttcactttttctttgatcatATGAATTGCTCATCAAATGTTACTCCTTTGAGCTCCACATGAAATATTTGATTTGGATAATGTAATTTGTGTAAGAAATGCTTTTGCGTGTATTACATATAAAAGGTATGCCTCACCTATTTTGATGACAGCTGGAGTGTGGGCTAATGCataatttatgatttttgttttcttagccAAGTTGCGATGAATGGTTTATAACAGTATTTGGAACAGTCAATTATCATAAAATCAAGTGGGATTCAATTAATTCAACTTGCCAATGCTGCTTAAACTTTCAGTTCAGTTACATGTCACAAAATGTGATCATATCTGATCAGAAAGAGATGAAACTTGTTTTAGGATGATGTCCAACCTTgcattaaacattttattagaatttggttccccccccctcaaaaaaaaaaaaaaaacaaaccagtaccggtagtatttttttttaattgcagcaTAGATTATTTTAATGAAGTGTCACACATGGTAAAttctaatacattttttttaaacgctaaTAATTGAGGTTGCTCACAGGAAGTGCACACATCCAAACAAACCGGTTTGTAATCTTGGGACGCTTGAAGGCGGTCACTTGTTATGCGTTTGCATGGCCACAAGATGGCGTTACATACCTCGGCAACCTGGATCCATGAAATTAATAAACAAGactgtacagtaaaaaaaaaaaagtgaccattGAGAGCAGTGTGACGTGGATAAATGGCTTTCCTCAGGATTGTGGAGAGTGCTGGGGTCTCACACATTTATCTATCAAGAATGTTTTAGGAATGACATGAGCCCACCCGAAAGttcttttatattttgtacttttctgCCCCCCATTTTTAAAACTAGGGACGaatcagttaaaataaaaaaaaactcttgtcAATATCCTTGGCATCATCACTGGTGACAGTGCCTAATGTAAAGAGTTACATCTGTCCAAGGTTATTAGTGTagaataaattgtatttttatcgtGTTTACCAAGATGGAGAAAAGTTGCAGTCTCAGTTGTATTCATGGTTTTATTAAACACGCCACAGCTTGGAATTCAACGACGAGGGGCACagacgaaaacaaaacaaaaaaggaatcgAGTACAGCAGGCAATGATCGAGGCTTAAATAGAAGATGAAGTTGAGCTGCAGGACGCGAGCGTTCATTGTGCCCCGCTCACTTCATCTTGTTTCTGGACTGAGGTCGTCGTAGTAAGACGAGAGAGGCTCCTCCGCGGAGCGCGCCGAGATCTTGAAGTGACGACGGAGGAAGCCTCCGTAACGCTTGTCCCACTTGATGTTGTTGAGTTTGGGTCGGATCCTCCTCATGAAGCCGCCGTAGCGCTTCTGGAGCTCTTCGGGCTCCCCGGGCTGGCTTCTCTTGGACTTGGGGCCAAACTTGCGCAAAAAGCCGCCGTAGCGTTTGACGAGATCGTAGCCGCCGAGCACGTTCCCCTCCCGGGCGTCGTCCGCTCCTCCATCCCCCGCCTGCGTCTTCAACAAGTCGGCCACTTTCTCCGCGACGTGCTTGTCCCGCCAAGGGGAGGACAGCAGCTCCCTGGCGGTTTGGTCCAGCGTCTTCACGAAGGGCACGTCGGCTTGTTTGCTGCCCCCctcttcgtcctcctcctcctcctgcgccTTCTCACCTTCGCGTCTCATGTCCTCCAGCCCCGGAGCATCCTCACACAACCCCGGCTCATCCTGACACAACACCCCGCACCACTGCGAACACACCCACGGACAATTATGACACTCCAATAagagtgaaaaacaacaacaaaggcaaaaaaaaaaaaaaaacatggagaaaaaaaacccggaacCTTTCTGGTATTTCCCAAAATAATAACTACCTTCAAATAAATCCTTTATTTATATCATTAGTAATTTTACGgtgatattttttcccctcaaagtcATGCACTACAGATTTATGAATGCGAATAATGCCAGAGAAGAGAAATGTAACACTAAAATAAGAACATAATTTCCAACAGagtaaattaaaagaaataacaATGAAACCACAATGAAGGTGTCAGTTACTATAAATAACATATGAAAGTGGAAAGATTGGATCGCCTTTATGTTATTATTGGTCCAATACTGTGGAAAAGTTGCACATTGCAGATGTAGGACATGATATACTTTACAAAATAAAGCAACGCAATGTACAGTAGCGCAATAGTGCAAATTTGTAAAAGCAAGTATTGTGCAAACACTGTCACTTTTGGAGTTTTTCAAGTTTTATCAATAGACAGGTAGGCTATTCGcctcatgaaataaaaatgaatgtacGGGTGTGAGGCGAGCTCGAGCCGAAAAGCACAGTGCGAATGGTGAAAACACACTTAAAAAAGGTCATTGAGTGAGAAGTTGCAGAATAGTcccccaaaccccccacccccatcttcTTACCAGGCTACTGTAGGTGTTGCCGGGCTTGAGAATGTACTGCAAGCATTTGTGACACTGCGAAGAGCAATGTGTGTGCATGGAGGAGGGCAAGCTCAGCATCAGCACCAGGACATACCACTCCATCCTTCAGCAGATTCCTGACATCGTACATATGAAGCAAAAGTGCCAAGTTAGAGCTGAATGATAAATAACGCTGTGATTAAGGCAAATCTCACGATTTTGTGGTCCAAATGCAGAAGAGTGTATATATGTGGTTGtaaaaatatcataaaaagAACGACAAAAGTTTCTGATGACCCGTACCTCAGGAGTTGATCAAATGTGCAGGGTTGCAGCCACCCTCAAATGCCAGGACGCGTTCCTCCCTCTGACTCCGGCGCTTGTTTTCTCCTCTTTGCCTCTCTTTTTATTAGAGCGATCGCGACAGTGTCACCGCATGCACATCAACGCAGTTCCCCAACGCACCAATGAGAGAGAACTGCGGTGCGTGATTATGCTTGGGGAGTTTCTGacacccacgcacacaaaagTGGACAAGGAGGAGAAGGATAAGGGATGGGGCAACCACGCATTTAGAgtaacatgattaaaaacccaaattttgtttctcttttgaGTGTACTTTGCACTGTGTCAGTTTAACATTTTCATTGGAAGTGTAGTGATTCACATGCAGTAGTTGACATCGactgaccatccatccatccattttctatcctgcTCATGGGTTCCGGGGAGCTTGAGACGGCACGTCGGACCGGTCACGGGTCACATTTAGAGACACACAATCATCCACACTCACGGTCCCGCCATCGCTGAGTGGGAACGGAACTCACGCTGCGACTTAGGTGAAGTAAGGTGAGTGAACCACTATACCATCAAAGACTCGAGCCTTCACTCCGAGCATCATAAATGGTGTTGAAAATGACCATCTCTAAAAATCACCAACTTATTCTTGGGAACAGTCTTGAGATTTGTTTGCGTTTGACGTACATGTTGTCTTTTGAGTCGAGATTCTATTGGAAAATAAATGAGTTAACCGTAAATGAACGTTGGACTTACTGATGGTGAAGTGCTAAACTGGCTGCGGAAGTTCAGTGACAGCGAGTGGAAGTCTGCCTCTAtgtttgccctgtgattgactggcgaccagtccaggctTTGCCCAAGGCGGGATAGGTTATCGCTCCCTGCCACCCGaaacaggataagcggtgtgtACAACGGATGGTTGGTAATTAGGAATGTCTCTGAAATCTGAAATCTTAACCTTTCTGAATTTTCCACAAAGGTTAAATCAAAGCAAATGGACTGCTTTGTTCGAGGTTGTTGGTGACATTTCACCTTTACTATAAAAGGCTTCTTTGGTTCTCAAATGTGCGGTGTAGAGTCCCTGTTTGGCTTGGTTGGTGCGTTCCCCGGAAGTGGTCAACAAtagatttttattattgttgatgTCATTGTCCGGTGTGGTTAGTGAAACGACTGTCCTTAACATGAACTGCTTCATTCAAAGCAGCAGTTCTCCTTATACTGAATCTCGACATTGcgatgtttatttttcttgagATGCAGATGAACTGCTGATTCTGGAGCCGAAGGCGCCTCGTGTCCATGATGCTGCGCCATGCGTCTGTGAAGCGGCTTCTTCGTCTCTTCCAGGTAGAGGTCATTGTAGTCCTCACTGCCCTGCATCACGTCAAAAAGATGGCTGCGTCTGCTTCTCTGGATTTCGTCCTCGGGTAAACCGGCATTTGTCTG
This DNA window, taken from Syngnathoides biaculeatus isolate LvHL_M chromosome 2, ASM1980259v1, whole genome shotgun sequence, encodes the following:
- the pdyn gene encoding proenkephalin-B — protein: MEWYVLVLMLSLPSSMHTHCSSQCHKCLQYILKPGNTYSSLWCGVLCQDEPGLCEDAPGLEDMRREGEKAQEEEEDEEGGSKQADVPFVKTLDQTARELLSSPWRDKHVAEKVADLLKTQAGDGGADDAREGNVLGGYDLVKRYGGFLRKFGPKSKRSQPGEPEELQKRYGGFMRRIRPKLNNIKWDKRYGGFLRRHFKISARSAEEPLSSYYDDLSPETR